The genomic segment TACTGCTCCAGGTGAAAACCTTATACTTCTTAGCTTTAGATAAAAGGAATGCTCCCGCTTAACGCGAGGGCATTCCTTTTATTATTTCTTCACCACTTGTATCTTTCGCCATTTGAACAACACGGTAACAGACGTAACCGCTCGCTTCCTCAAATTCCTTGCACAATGTTTTTTCTTCCGCCATGGAAGGAACCACTTTTTTGAATCCCCGATATGCCTCCATCAGTTTTTCTCCTGCAATTCCTGATTCATATGCTTTTTCAACCGCCTCATAAAATGCCGCTACTGCGATAATTTCTGTGGTCGACCAATCATGCCTAATTGGATAATTATAATCCATGCTAATTCGCTCCCTTTACTCTCTTTAGTTCCATCTTTTACGAATTGTTTCCGCCTCATTCACCATACGCTCAACTAATTCTGCAACGGATGGTACATCGTTAATAAGCCCAGCAACCTGACCCGCCCATCCATAACCATTATTGGCATCTCCATCATGAATAAAACGGCGATTCGCTTCGCCACTGATTAAATCTTTCATCGCTTCATAATCAGCATTTTTAGCTTCCATGTCAATTATTCTCTTCGTCCAACTTCCCGCTAATGCTCGAGCGGGTGCTCCTAGTGTTCTTTTAATAACAGTCGTATCGGTTTCACTACTTGCAAGAAGTAGATTGATATAAGCTTGAGATGCATGGACACACTCTCTCGTCGCAATGAATCTTGTTCCCATCTCAATCCCCTCGGCGCCTAATGCCTGAGCGGCCATCCAACCGCGACCATCCCCGATACCACCGGATGCAATAACTGGGATTGAAACAGCATCGACAACTTGTGGAACAAGTACCATCGTTCCGATATCGTCACGCCCAAGATGTCCCCCACCTTCTTGTCCAACAACCATAACTGCATCAGCTCCGAGTGATTCCGCTTTCTGAGCCTGCCTTTTTGCAGCAACTAGCACAAGCTTTTTAACGTTGGTATTTTGAAGTTGGGCAAAAAATGGCGCGGGATTCCCACCCGTTACCGACATTACTGTAACGCCTTCCTCCAGTGCAGCTTCCACCATATGGGCATATGGACGTCCATGTTGTCCAATCGCAAAGTTCACGCCGAACGGTTTATCAGTCAGCGTTTTTACTTTTTTAATTTCAACGCGCAGTGCATCTGCTGAATCCAAACTCATTGCCGTAATTTGTCCAAGTCCACCTGCTTCCGAGACGGCAGCAGCAAGTTGGGCATAAGCCAAGTAAGCGAGTCCCCCTTGAATGATTGGATAATTGATATCGAGCAGTTCCGTTATTTTTGTTTTCCATTCCATTTGAATGCCTCCCCCGTTACTCCACTGACACTCTTCTTCATCCCCATCTACTAAACCTGCAAACAAAAGGCAGAAAAAGCTAGGTCACACGGATCCACATACCTGTTTCATAGTCCGATTCAAACTAAAAAAACCATCTACGAGGATATCTTGCTACCTCATAGACGGTCTTAATCACTGACTCTAGAAAATTATTTCGTAATCATATGAATTGGTTTACCCAAAGCGACTTCAGCCGCTTCCATTGAAATTTCACTCAATGTTGGGTGAGCATGAATTGTCATTGCAACATCTTCAAGTGTCATTCCTGCTTCGATTGCAAGAGCAAGTTCAGCGATCATATCTGATGCACTTTCACCCACAATTTGCGCTCCAAGTAGAAGCCCGTCTTCTTTACGTGATACAAGTTTGACGAAACCTTCAGAAGCATCAAGTGCAAGTGCACGTCCATTAGCTGCAAACGGGAATTTCCCTACTACTGTTTCATAACCTTCTTCTTTTGCCTGTTGCTCGTTCAAGCCAACAGCTGCAAGTTCAGGATCAGTGAAACAAACGGCAGGAATCGCCAAGTAGTCAACTTCAGACTTCTCGCCTGAAATTGCTTCTGCTGCAATTTTAGCTTCATAAGAAGCTTTGTGTGCAAGCTGAAGTCCTGGAACGATATCACCGATTGCATAGATATTTGGAATGCTTGTACGGCATTGTTTGTCGACTTCGATAAGACCACGCTCAAGGAACTTGATGCCCATCTCTTCTAATCCGATTTCATCCGTATTTGGACGACGACCTACAGTAACAAGTACGTAATCAGCTTCGACTTTCTTCTCTTCTCCGCCTACTTCGTATGTAACTGTAACGCCAGTTGCTGTCTCTTCAACGCCTTTTGCAGACGCTTTAACAACAACTTCGACGCCTTTTTTCTTCAAGCCTTTTTTAACGATTTGTGTCATTTGTTTTTCAAAACCTGCAAGGATGTCATTGCCGCCTTCAATAATCGTTACTTCAGATCCAAGATTTGCATATGAAGATCCTAGCTCAGTACCGATATAACCGCCACCGATAACGACAAGTTTTCCCGGTAATTCTGTAAGACTCAAAGCACCTGTTGAATTGATAACGCGTTTCGTAAATTTGAATGTCGGGATTTCAATCGGACGTGAACCCGTTGCAATGATTGCATTTTTGAATTTATATGTTTGCGCAGAACTTTCGTCCATCACACGTACTGTGTTGCTATCGACGAAATAAGCTTCACCTTGAACATAATCAACCTTGTTGCCTTTAAGAAGTCCTGCAACTCCGCCAGTCAACTTGCTGACTACGCTATCTTTGAACGCTTGCGCTTTAGTGAAATCTAGTTTCACTTCTGTTGCTGTAATTCCCATTGAATCGGAATTTTTTGCATTGGCATAACGATGTCCAACAGCAATTAGCGCTTTAGAAGGAATACATCCTACATTCAAACACACGCCACCAATATCGCCTTTTTCAACAACGATTACTTTTTGGCCCAATTGTGCCGCACGAATTGCTGCGACATATCCTCCCGGTCCAGAACCTACGACAAGTGTATCTACTTCGATTGGAAAGTCTCCTACTACCATTGTTTACGCCTCCATTAATAAAAGTTCCGGATTTGCGAGCAATCTCTTAAGGTGATTCAGCGCGTGTTGTGCAGTAGCGCCGTCGATCATCCGGTGATCGAATACCAATGACAATGCTAACATAGGTGCCGCTACAATTTCACCATTTTTCACAACTGGCTTTTCTGCGATACGACCAATTCCAAGAATTGCAACCTCAGGATGATTAATGATAGGTGTAAACCATTGTCCTCCTGCAGACCCAATATTCGTGATGGAACAAGAAGCACCCTTCATTTCAGCAGGTGATAATTTACCATCGCGTGCTTTTACGGCAAGGCTATTGATTTCATCAGAAATTGCGAAGATTGATTTACGGTCTGCATGCTTGATAACCGGAACAAGAAGTCCGCGGTCAGTGTCCGCAGCGATACCAATATTGTAATAATGCTTCTGAACAATTTCTTGTGTAGCATCATCGAGTGAGCTATTGAACGCTGGGAATTCACGCAATGTCGAAACAAGTGCTTTTACGACATAAGGCAAATACGTCAGTTTGATATCTTTTTCTGCAGCAATGTCTTTGAACTTTTTGCGATGTGCAACGAGTTCGGTAACATCCACTTCGTCAAGCAACGTAACATGCGGAGCAGTGTGTTTTGAATTGACCATCGCTTTTGCAATTGCTTTTCGGATTCCAGACATTTTTTCGCGTGTTTCAGGGAATTCGCCTTCAAGATGAACTGGAGCCGGAGCCGAAGTTTCTTGTGCAACGCTTTCAGCTTGACCATCTTGATCCGCCACTGCTGGAGTTGCCGCTTGTGTTTGTCCACCATTCTTGAATGACTCGATATCTTCTTTCAAGATGCGGCCGTTTTTGCCTGATCCTGCAACTTGCTGAATTTCGACACCTTGCTCACGCGCAAATTTACGCACGGAAGGCATTGCAATAATGCGGCGATTCGGATCGACGTCTGTTTGTGCTTGCACACTTGCAGTCGGGGCAGCTACTGTTGTAGTTGCTTCTTCCTTAGGCGCCTCTTCTTTTTCAATCGGTTGACTCGCTTCAGCTGTTGCTTGAACTTGTGCTTCAGTTTCTGCGTTGTCATCCTCTTCAGATTTCACATTTTCATAACCAGGTGCATCGAAGCGAATCAATACATCCCCTACGACTGAAACTGTTCCTTCGGAAACGAGTATTTCTTCAACAGTACCCGTAACCGGTGATGGAATTTCCACAACTGCTTTATCGTTTTGGATTTCAAGAAGTATGTCATCTTCATTGATTTTATCGCCTTTAGCGACGAACCATTTTACGACTTCACCTTCATGGATTCCTTCTCCGATATCTGGTAAACGGAATTCAAATGCCACGTGATTCACCCTTTCTTAATTGATACCTTTTTAGAACGTCAGCACTTTTTTAGCTGTTTCAATAATATCTTTCACATTCGGAAGCCAAGCATTTTCACCTTGCGCAAATGGATAAATAGTATCCGGTGCAGTTACGCGAAGAACAGGTGCTTCAAGGCTTAGAATTGCGCGTTCTGTAATTTCAGCTACGATATTCGCAGCGATTCCTGCTTGTTTCTGCGCTTCTTGTACAACGATTGCACGGTTTGTTTTTTCAACAGATGCAATGATTGTTTCGATATCCATTGGTTGAATTGTACGCAAGTCGATAACTTCTACAGAGAAGCCTTCTTTTTCAAGCTCTTCAGCCGCTTTCAAGCTTTCGTGAACCATTGCGCCGTACGTGATAATTGAAAGGTCTTTCCCTTCACGTTTCACATCCGCTTTCCCAAGTGGAATCGTGTACTCTTCTTCAGGAACTTCTTGTCTGAATGAACGGTACAGTTTCATATGTTCAAGGAAGATGACCGGATTGTCGTCGCGGATTGCAGAAATCAGTAACCCTTTCGCGTCATATGGAGTTGAAGGGATAACTACTTTCAAACCAGGCTGTGAAGCTACGAGACCTTCAAGACTATCAGCGTGCATCTCAGGTGTTGCTACGCCGCCTCCGAATGGTGAGCGGATTGTAACAGGTGCATTGAAACGACCTGCACTACGGAAACTCATGCGCGCAAGTTGACCACTAACTGAGTCAATTACTTCATAAAGGAAACCAAAGAACTGAATTTCCATAACTGGACGGTAGCCTGTGAATGCCAACCCGATTGCTAATCCACCAATACCAGATTCTGCAAGCGGTGTATCGAATACACGCACTTCGCCAAATTCTTTTTGCAAGCCTTCAGTTGCACGGAAGACTCCTCCGTTATTTCCAACGTCTTCACCGAAGACGAGGACGTTTTCATCATTTTTCAGCTCCGTACGTAGAGCATCAGTTATTGCTTGAATCATCGTCATTTGTGCCATCGGTTACTTCGACTCCTTCTCTGTGTAAATGGCAAGCTGTTCCTGCAAGTTGTATGGCAGGTCGCCTTTGTACATGATGTTGATAAAATCGCTTACTTTTTGTTTAGGAGCTGCATCAGCTATTTTGATTGCTTCTTTAATTTCTTCTTTAGCGCGTTCAATTACTACGTTTTCTTGTTCTTCATTCCAGATACCTTTTGCTTCTAGGTATGTACGGAAACGGATTAACGGATCGCGTTTTTCCCACTCGCTGTCTGTTTCTGAAGTACGGTAACGCGTAGGATCGTCTCCTGCCATAGTATGTGGCCCGTAGCGGTAGCAAAGCGCCTCGATTAGTGTTGGTCCATCGCCATTGATTGCGCGCTCGCGTGCGTCACGTGTAACCGCATACACCGCAAGAGGGTCCATACCGTCAACAAGAACACTTGGTATACCTGCTGCAATACCTTTTTGTGCAAGCGTTTTTGCAGCTGTTTGCATGTCACGTGGAGTCGAAATAGCAAATTGGTTATTCTGAATGATGAAGATTGCTGGAGAACGATATGCTCCTGCAAAGTTAATCCCTTCATAGAAGTCACCCTGCGATGTACCACCGTCACCTGTGTATGTCATAGCAACTGCTTTCGTTCCGCGTTTTTGGAAGCCAAGTGCAATGCCTGCTGCTTGAATATATTGTGCACCGATAATGATTTGTGGCGGGAATACGTTGACGCCTTCTGGAATATTACCACCTTGGAAATGACCGCGTGACCATAAAAATGCCGTTGATAACGGTAATCCGTGGAATAACATTTGTGGAACGTCACGATAACCTGGAAGGATGAAATCCTCTTTCTCAAGTGCAAATTGTGAAGCAAGTTGTGAAGCTTCCTGCCCCGCTGTCGGTGCATAGAATCCTAGACGTCCTTGACGGTTCAACGAAATTGAACGTTGATCCAAAATACGTGTATATACCATACGAGTCATTAACTCAATGAGTTCTTCATCGGATAAATTCGGATCTGCATCCTTATTAACGATTTCGCCTTCTTCGTTCAAGATCTGGAACATTTCAAACTTTTCTTCAATCGCGTGAAGTGTTTCCACCGGATCGAACTGCTTGTCTTTTTTGGCAGCCATTTCGGCAACTCTCCTTTATAACTGTATTATGAACCATTAGTGTATTGATTGGTACAATCTATTCCCTTCACAGTATATCTAATCAGAACTGAATGGTCAAACATAGTAATCGCATGTACCTTTGCAGATAATAGCTATTAGAATTGATTGTCATTACCAAACTGTATTAGCACAATAAGACGTCTGTATTATAATAGAATACCATTTTCCCGCACTTTATATTTATAGAAAAAAGCATAGAATTAACTCTACTGCCTCACTACTGCTTATTCTTCTTTCTGTAAATTAGAGAAAGTGTCGTCCTTTAACACATTCACTTTGACCGTCGCATCATTAAAAGAGATAACTGCAGTATGGACTAACTCATTCTGTTCATTCACTTCGCCGACCTTATCCTTAAGTTCCTTTAGTTCAACTTCCTCAGCAACAAGCATTCCGTATAACTCCTCTTGAAGACTGGTAAGTTTTTTATATTCAACAACAAAGGCTGAATGGAGCTCATATCGGTTAGTTACAGCTTCTTTCAGTTCTTCTATACTTTTTTCAACAGTTCCATCTGTTTGTTCAATGATTGCATCGAGTTCGTCCACGGATTTGCTTGCTTTACTTATGGACTTTTCTTCTCCTTCTATATGAGTAAGTCGTTGTCCCAGCAATTCTTCAAGCTCAGCTACCTTTATTTTCAGCTCACCTAACTGTTGTTGCGTCAACTCCATCGTCTGATTGAATAATTCCTGTTCCGATTTTTCAAGCTCCGTCAATTCAGCTTGCGCATCCTTATATGCTTGTTCGGCATTATTCATCTTTGTTATAGTAGCTGACAGTTGCGTTTTAATCGTCGAGTCAGAACTACAACCTGAGAGCACCAAAGTTACCGCTAATATGTATCCAATGATAGATTTCTTCAAAATTGCCGACCTCCAATTTCCCTCTACACTATAACGTTTTATATTTCACTATTCAACTTCGCGTTCAATTTCTTCCACCCCTATTCACATTCGTTTATACTATTGAATAGAGTAAAACCGAAAGGAAGATTGCACGATGATTTTAATGGAACATATTGTTAGGGAAGGACACCCTGCTCTCCGCAAACGAGCCGAAGAATTAAGTTTCCCATTGTCCGATGTTGACCGGAAACTTTGCGAGGATTTGATGGGGTACGTTATAAATAGTCAAGATTCCGAACTGAGTGAAAAGTTCGACCTCCGCCCTGGAATCGGCCTAGCCGCACCACAATTGGATAAATCGAAAAGAATATTTGCACTCCATATTACAGATGATGTTCAACAAGCAATTAGTTTTATTGCTGTTAATCCAAAAATCGTCAGTCACTCTATCGAAAAAACCTATCTTCCTTCAGGTGAAGGCTGCCTGTCAGTAGATCGCGATGTAGAAGGATATGTACCTCGTTATGCACGGATTACAATTAAAGCCTATGATCCCGATGGCCATGAATTCAAAAAAAGATTGAAAGGACTTGCCGCTATTGCTTTTCAACACGAACTTGATCACTTGAATGGT from the Sporosarcina psychrophila genome contains:
- a CDS encoding YkyA family protein, producing MKKSIIGYILAVTLVLSGCSSDSTIKTQLSATITKMNNAEQAYKDAQAELTELEKSEQELFNQTMELTQQQLGELKIKVAELEELLGQRLTHIEGEEKSISKASKSVDELDAIIEQTDGTVEKSIEELKEAVTNRYELHSAFVVEYKKLTSLQEELYGMLVAEEVELKELKDKVGEVNEQNELVHTAVISFNDATVKVNVLKDDTFSNLQKEE
- a CDS encoding alpha-ketoacid dehydrogenase subunit beta, coding for MAQMTMIQAITDALRTELKNDENVLVFGEDVGNNGGVFRATEGLQKEFGEVRVFDTPLAESGIGGLAIGLAFTGYRPVMEIQFFGFLYEVIDSVSGQLARMSFRSAGRFNAPVTIRSPFGGGVATPEMHADSLEGLVASQPGLKVVIPSTPYDAKGLLISAIRDDNPVIFLEHMKLYRSFRQEVPEEEYTIPLGKADVKREGKDLSIITYGAMVHESLKAAEELEKEGFSVEVIDLRTIQPMDIETIIASVEKTNRAIVVQEAQKQAGIAANIVAEITERAILSLEAPVLRVTAPDTIYPFAQGENAWLPNVKDIIETAKKVLTF
- a CDS encoding dihydrolipoamide acetyltransferase family protein → MAFEFRLPDIGEGIHEGEVVKWFVAKGDKINEDDILLEIQNDKAVVEIPSPVTGTVEEILVSEGTVSVVGDVLIRFDAPGYENVKSEEDDNAETEAQVQATAEASQPIEKEEAPKEEATTTVAAPTASVQAQTDVDPNRRIIAMPSVRKFAREQGVEIQQVAGSGKNGRILKEDIESFKNGGQTQAATPAVADQDGQAESVAQETSAPAPVHLEGEFPETREKMSGIRKAIAKAMVNSKHTAPHVTLLDEVDVTELVAHRKKFKDIAAEKDIKLTYLPYVVKALVSTLREFPAFNSSLDDATQEIVQKHYYNIGIAADTDRGLLVPVIKHADRKSIFAISDEINSLAVKARDGKLSPAEMKGASCSITNIGSAGGQWFTPIINHPEVAILGIGRIAEKPVVKNGEIVAAPMLALSLVFDHRMIDGATAQHALNHLKRLLANPELLLMEA
- the pdhA gene encoding pyruvate dehydrogenase (acetyl-transferring) E1 component subunit alpha → MAAKKDKQFDPVETLHAIEEKFEMFQILNEEGEIVNKDADPNLSDEELIELMTRMVYTRILDQRSISLNRQGRLGFYAPTAGQEASQLASQFALEKEDFILPGYRDVPQMLFHGLPLSTAFLWSRGHFQGGNIPEGVNVFPPQIIIGAQYIQAAGIALGFQKRGTKAVAMTYTGDGGTSQGDFYEGINFAGAYRSPAIFIIQNNQFAISTPRDMQTAAKTLAQKGIAAGIPSVLVDGMDPLAVYAVTRDARERAINGDGPTLIEALCYRYGPHTMAGDDPTRYRTSETDSEWEKRDPLIRFRTYLEAKGIWNEEQENVVIERAKEEIKEAIKIADAAPKQKVSDFINIMYKGDLPYNLQEQLAIYTEKESK
- the def gene encoding peptide deformylase codes for the protein MILMEHIVREGHPALRKRAEELSFPLSDVDRKLCEDLMGYVINSQDSELSEKFDLRPGIGLAAPQLDKSKRIFALHITDDVQQAISFIAVNPKIVSHSIEKTYLPSGEGCLSVDRDVEGYVPRYARITIKAYDPDGHEFKKRLKGLAAIAFQHELDHLNGVMFYDHIDKEVPFKDIPGATPLVRD
- a CDS encoding NAD(P)H-dependent flavin oxidoreductase, with translation MEWKTKITELLDINYPIIQGGLAYLAYAQLAAAVSEAGGLGQITAMSLDSADALRVEIKKVKTLTDKPFGVNFAIGQHGRPYAHMVEAALEEGVTVMSVTGGNPAPFFAQLQNTNVKKLVLVAAKRQAQKAESLGADAVMVVGQEGGGHLGRDDIGTMVLVPQVVDAVSIPVIASGGIGDGRGWMAAQALGAEGIEMGTRFIATRECVHASQAYINLLLASSETDTTVIKRTLGAPARALAGSWTKRIIDMEAKNADYEAMKDLISGEANRRFIHDGDANNGYGWAGQVAGLINDVPSVAELVERMVNEAETIRKRWN
- the lpdA gene encoding dihydrolipoyl dehydrogenase, which encodes MVVGDFPIEVDTLVVGSGPGGYVAAIRAAQLGQKVIVVEKGDIGGVCLNVGCIPSKALIAVGHRYANAKNSDSMGITATEVKLDFTKAQAFKDSVVSKLTGGVAGLLKGNKVDYVQGEAYFVDSNTVRVMDESSAQTYKFKNAIIATGSRPIEIPTFKFTKRVINSTGALSLTELPGKLVVIGGGYIGTELGSSYANLGSEVTIIEGGNDILAGFEKQMTQIVKKGLKKKGVEVVVKASAKGVEETATGVTVTYEVGGEEKKVEADYVLVTVGRRPNTDEIGLEEMGIKFLERGLIEVDKQCRTSIPNIYAIGDIVPGLQLAHKASYEAKIAAEAISGEKSEVDYLAIPAVCFTDPELAAVGLNEQQAKEEGYETVVGKFPFAANGRALALDASEGFVKLVSRKEDGLLLGAQIVGESASDMIAELALAIEAGMTLEDVAMTIHAHPTLSEISMEAAEVALGKPIHMITK
- a CDS encoding UPF0223 family protein, with translation MDYNYPIRHDWSTTEIIAVAAFYEAVEKAYESGIAGEKLMEAYRGFKKVVPSMAEEKTLCKEFEEASGYVCYRVVQMAKDTSGEEIIKGMPSR